In the Anastrepha obliqua isolate idAnaObli1 chromosome 1, idAnaObli1_1.0, whole genome shotgun sequence genome, one interval contains:
- the LOC129251282 gene encoding vacuolar protein sorting-associated protein 16 homolog isoform X2, with protein MPIMYNTGDWFVLRPDTYRKLDLFTPDWPLDVDLEYMQLVGAPFGGPLAMMRDPKQIVPVKGSVKPMIRIFDTAGLELGKIMWNHGKLINMGWSDTEELICVQDDALVFIYDMFGNEKESYSMGQEASLTKIMDAKIFQSTSGTGVAVLTTTGRLFLKLNNAKDVRTRQLPEIPKSISECTCWEIVTEERNTYCLLGRDQEVIKLFPGESVGTVTRNLFDRPFERILLMSVSYNHQNLALYTNNGLLWLGTVDMNKKYCEFDTGRKDIPRQIEWVMNAEKNQADAVVISYPSFLLVVNCNGDKNLFTYDPAIFLVAEMDGVRIITNSAHEMIQKLPKCVQNIFAVNSQEPSSFLFEAQKKYQEKSHQADEYLSLFRDKMSIAVDECVEAAGYEFCTETQKSLLRTAYFGKGFIPSHNPDEYMRILRILRVLNTLRHEKIAMPLTYNQFCHLKPEVVLGRLVFRKHYAIAIQVAKHLKLPESWILEHWAYHKVVHDKNDNEVARKITEKFKNPSVQGISFCNIAEKAHDVGRDELAIKLLELEPRASLQVPLLLKLGKYDRAIRSATQSGDTELVATVLLEIKKKMMLANFNIIIREYPMALNIYKKMMNEWSRTALYDIYNQEDDQKSIAEYHFRNAIESDSLESNLPIIANSYTQGRKHVDAELCADTAKLLKLQKNVLTPKYGKVHQTTFNGLSIHDTLLLLLQIGELKEAEKIKSDFKVPDKRFWWLRIITMSEKYKWDDLEKFAKSKKSPIGYEPFVEVCLKQNNLLEARKYIMKCRDDRKAHWYLRAELLDEATDSAFEQRDMNILYAIQNKASTNGNRALLEKIGSHIAALASKK; from the exons atgccGATCATGTACAATACCGGTGACTGGTTCGTTCTACGTCCGGATACGTACAG aaaattggACCTTTTTACTCCGGACTGGCCGCTCGATGTAGACCTGGAGTACATGCAGTTGGTGGGCGCTCCGTTTGGTGGCCCCTTAGCCATGATGCGGGATCCAAAACAAATCGTACCAGTTAAGGGTAGTGTAAAACCAATGATACGCATTTTCGACACGGCCGGTCTAGAGTTGGGCAAAATCATG TGGAATCATGGCAAGCTAATTAATATGGGTTGGTCAGATACAGAGGAGCTAATATGTGTACAAGATGACGCGCTAGTTTTCATTTACGACATGTTTGGCAACGAAAAAGAATCATACAGTATGGGTCAGGAAGCTAGTTTGACTAAG atTATGGacgccaaaatatttcaatcaacTTCTGGAACCGGCGTTGCTGTTCTTACAACGACCGGACGACTCTTCCTTAAGCTCAACAACGCAAAAGACGTCCGTACACGTCAATTACCAGAAATTCCAA AATCTATTTCAGAGTGCACATGCTGGGAAATAGTGACGGAAGAACGTAATACGTATTGTCTGTTGGGTCGTGATCAAGaagttattaaattatttcctgGCGAGTCCGTGGGTACAGTTACGCGAAATCTCTTTGACCGACCATTCGAACGCATCCTACTCATGTCGGTGTCGTATAACCATCAAAATCTAGCACTTTATACGAATAACGGTCTCCTATGGCTAGGCACTGtagatatgaataaaaaatactgtGAATTCGACACCGGCCGCAAAGATATTCCACGACAAATTGAATGGGTTATGAATGCTGAAAAAAATCAAGCTGATGCTGTGGTCATTTCATATCCTTCATTCCTATTGGTTGTTAACTGCAATGGCGATAAAAATCTGTTTACTTATGATCCAGCCATTTTTCTTGTGGCCGAAATGGATGGTGTACGCATTATAACAAATAGCGCACACGAAATGATTCAAAAGCTGCCGAAGTgtgtacaaaatatatttgctgTGAATAGTCAGGAACCTTCAAGCTTCTTATTTGAGGCCCAAAAGAAATATCAGGAAAAATCACATCAAGCTGACGAATATTTGAGTTTGTTCCGTGACAAAATGAGTATTGCAGTCGACGAGTGCGTCGAGGCGGCCGGCTATGAATTCTGCACCGAAACTCAAAAGAGCTTACTGCGC ACTGCTTACTTTGGCAAAGGTTTCATTCCTTCACACAATCCTGACGAATACATGCGAATACTAAGAATTCTACGTGTGCTTAATACCTTACGTCATGAAAAAATTGCCATGCCATTAACCTATAACCA ATTTTGTCATTTGAAGCCAGAAGTGGTACTGGGGCGTTTGGTCTTTCGCAAGCATTATGCCATCGCAATTCAAGTGGCAAAACACTTAAAATTACCGGAATCATGGATTTTAGAACACTGGGCGTACCATAAAGTTGTACACGATAAAA ACGATAATGAGGTTGCACGTAAAATcacagaaaagtttaaaaatccaTCAGTACAAGGAATCTCATTCTGCAATATCGCTGAGAAGGCCCATGACGTAGGGCGCGATGAACTTGCTATTAAA TTACTTGAACTGGAACCACGCGCTTCTTTACAAGTACCACTTTTACTAAAATTGGGCAAGTACGATCGGGCCATCAGAAGTGCCACACAATCAGGCGATACTGAGTTAGTGGCTACAGTACTTTTAGAgatcaaaaagaaaatgatgctagctaattttaat ATTATCATACGCGAATACCCGATGGCTTTGAATATCTACAAAAAAATGATGAATGAATGGAGCCGCACAGCACTGTACGACATCTACAATCAGGAAGATGACCAAAAATCCATTGCGGAGTACCATTTTCGCAATGCGATCGAGAGCGACAGTTTGGAATCGAATTTACCAATAATAGCCAATAGCTATACGCAGGGCCGCAAGCATGTCGATGCCGAATTGTGCGCTGACACTGCCAAATTATTAAAGTTACAAAAGAATGTGTTAACTCCAAA ATATGGCAAAGTGCATCAAACGACTTTCAATGGCCTCTCTATACACGATACACTACTACTTTTGCTTCAAATTGGTGAACTAAAGGAAGCGGAAAAAATCAAAAGTGATTTCAAAGTGCCAGATAAGCGCTTCTGGTGGTTGCGCATTATAACCATGTCCGAAAAGTACAAATGGGACGATTTAGAGAAGTTTGCTAAAAGTAAAAAGAGTCCCATTGGTTATGAACCGTTTGTGGAGGTGTGCCTGAAGCAGAATAATTTACTTGAGGCGCGCAAATACATTATGAAATGTCGCGACGATCGGAAGGCGCACTGGTATTTACGTGCAGA ATTATTGGATGAAGCGACTGATAGCGCGTTCGAGCAACGTGATATGAATATACTATATGCAATCCAAAATAAAGCTAGCACGAATGGTAATCGggcgcttttagaaaaaatcggCTCACATATTGCGGCTTTggcttcaaagaaataa
- the LOC129251282 gene encoding vacuolar protein sorting-associated protein 16 homolog isoform X1 encodes MPIMYNTGDWFVLRPDTYRKLDLFTPDWPLDVDLEYMQLVGAPFGGPLAMMRDPKQIVPVKGSVKPMIRIFDTAGLELGKIMWNHGKLINMGWSDTEELICVQDDALVFIYDMFGNEKESYSMGQEASLTKIMDAKIFQSTSGTGVAVLTTTGRLFLKLNNAKDVRTRQLPEIPKSISECTCWEIVTEERNTYCLLGRDQEVIKLFPGESVGTVTRNLFDRPFERILLMSVSYNHQNLALYTNNGLLWLGTVDMNKKYCEFDTGRKDIPRQIEWVMNAEKNQADAVVISYPSFLLVVNCNGDKNLFTYDPAIFLVAEMDGVRIITNSAHEMIQKLPKCVQNIFAVNSQEPSSFLFEAQKKYQEKSHQADEYLSLFRDKMSIAVDECVEAAGYEFCTETQKSLLRTAYFGKGFIPSHNPDEYMRILRILRVLNTLRHEKIAMPLTYNQFCHLKPEVVLGRLVFRKHYAIAIQVAKHLKLPESWILEHWAYHKVVHDKSKPNKIPSLLIIIKYFITDDNEVARKITEKFKNPSVQGISFCNIAEKAHDVGRDELAIKLLELEPRASLQVPLLLKLGKYDRAIRSATQSGDTELVATVLLEIKKKMMLANFNIIIREYPMALNIYKKMMNEWSRTALYDIYNQEDDQKSIAEYHFRNAIESDSLESNLPIIANSYTQGRKHVDAELCADTAKLLKLQKNVLTPKYGKVHQTTFNGLSIHDTLLLLLQIGELKEAEKIKSDFKVPDKRFWWLRIITMSEKYKWDDLEKFAKSKKSPIGYEPFVEVCLKQNNLLEARKYIMKCRDDRKAHWYLRAELLDEATDSAFEQRDMNILYAIQNKASTNGNRALLEKIGSHIAALASKK; translated from the exons atgccGATCATGTACAATACCGGTGACTGGTTCGTTCTACGTCCGGATACGTACAG aaaattggACCTTTTTACTCCGGACTGGCCGCTCGATGTAGACCTGGAGTACATGCAGTTGGTGGGCGCTCCGTTTGGTGGCCCCTTAGCCATGATGCGGGATCCAAAACAAATCGTACCAGTTAAGGGTAGTGTAAAACCAATGATACGCATTTTCGACACGGCCGGTCTAGAGTTGGGCAAAATCATG TGGAATCATGGCAAGCTAATTAATATGGGTTGGTCAGATACAGAGGAGCTAATATGTGTACAAGATGACGCGCTAGTTTTCATTTACGACATGTTTGGCAACGAAAAAGAATCATACAGTATGGGTCAGGAAGCTAGTTTGACTAAG atTATGGacgccaaaatatttcaatcaacTTCTGGAACCGGCGTTGCTGTTCTTACAACGACCGGACGACTCTTCCTTAAGCTCAACAACGCAAAAGACGTCCGTACACGTCAATTACCAGAAATTCCAA AATCTATTTCAGAGTGCACATGCTGGGAAATAGTGACGGAAGAACGTAATACGTATTGTCTGTTGGGTCGTGATCAAGaagttattaaattatttcctgGCGAGTCCGTGGGTACAGTTACGCGAAATCTCTTTGACCGACCATTCGAACGCATCCTACTCATGTCGGTGTCGTATAACCATCAAAATCTAGCACTTTATACGAATAACGGTCTCCTATGGCTAGGCACTGtagatatgaataaaaaatactgtGAATTCGACACCGGCCGCAAAGATATTCCACGACAAATTGAATGGGTTATGAATGCTGAAAAAAATCAAGCTGATGCTGTGGTCATTTCATATCCTTCATTCCTATTGGTTGTTAACTGCAATGGCGATAAAAATCTGTTTACTTATGATCCAGCCATTTTTCTTGTGGCCGAAATGGATGGTGTACGCATTATAACAAATAGCGCACACGAAATGATTCAAAAGCTGCCGAAGTgtgtacaaaatatatttgctgTGAATAGTCAGGAACCTTCAAGCTTCTTATTTGAGGCCCAAAAGAAATATCAGGAAAAATCACATCAAGCTGACGAATATTTGAGTTTGTTCCGTGACAAAATGAGTATTGCAGTCGACGAGTGCGTCGAGGCGGCCGGCTATGAATTCTGCACCGAAACTCAAAAGAGCTTACTGCGC ACTGCTTACTTTGGCAAAGGTTTCATTCCTTCACACAATCCTGACGAATACATGCGAATACTAAGAATTCTACGTGTGCTTAATACCTTACGTCATGAAAAAATTGCCATGCCATTAACCTATAACCA ATTTTGTCATTTGAAGCCAGAAGTGGTACTGGGGCGTTTGGTCTTTCGCAAGCATTATGCCATCGCAATTCAAGTGGCAAAACACTTAAAATTACCGGAATCATGGATTTTAGAACACTGGGCGTACCATAAAGTTGTACACGATAAAAGTAAGCCAAATAAAATTCCCTCACttctaattataataaaatatttcataacagACGATAATGAGGTTGCACGTAAAATcacagaaaagtttaaaaatccaTCAGTACAAGGAATCTCATTCTGCAATATCGCTGAGAAGGCCCATGACGTAGGGCGCGATGAACTTGCTATTAAA TTACTTGAACTGGAACCACGCGCTTCTTTACAAGTACCACTTTTACTAAAATTGGGCAAGTACGATCGGGCCATCAGAAGTGCCACACAATCAGGCGATACTGAGTTAGTGGCTACAGTACTTTTAGAgatcaaaaagaaaatgatgctagctaattttaat ATTATCATACGCGAATACCCGATGGCTTTGAATATCTACAAAAAAATGATGAATGAATGGAGCCGCACAGCACTGTACGACATCTACAATCAGGAAGATGACCAAAAATCCATTGCGGAGTACCATTTTCGCAATGCGATCGAGAGCGACAGTTTGGAATCGAATTTACCAATAATAGCCAATAGCTATACGCAGGGCCGCAAGCATGTCGATGCCGAATTGTGCGCTGACACTGCCAAATTATTAAAGTTACAAAAGAATGTGTTAACTCCAAA ATATGGCAAAGTGCATCAAACGACTTTCAATGGCCTCTCTATACACGATACACTACTACTTTTGCTTCAAATTGGTGAACTAAAGGAAGCGGAAAAAATCAAAAGTGATTTCAAAGTGCCAGATAAGCGCTTCTGGTGGTTGCGCATTATAACCATGTCCGAAAAGTACAAATGGGACGATTTAGAGAAGTTTGCTAAAAGTAAAAAGAGTCCCATTGGTTATGAACCGTTTGTGGAGGTGTGCCTGAAGCAGAATAATTTACTTGAGGCGCGCAAATACATTATGAAATGTCGCGACGATCGGAAGGCGCACTGGTATTTACGTGCAGA ATTATTGGATGAAGCGACTGATAGCGCGTTCGAGCAACGTGATATGAATATACTATATGCAATCCAAAATAAAGCTAGCACGAATGGTAATCGggcgcttttagaaaaaatcggCTCACATATTGCGGCTTTggcttcaaagaaataa